The Stappia sp. genome window below encodes:
- a CDS encoding glycine zipper domain-containing protein, whose amino-acid sequence MLKIVLVSGAALLLVACQSDSQRDRALVGGGLGAATGAVIGSAIDGGGVGGALVGAAVGGVGGAMVGSATTPKNCIATDRYGRRYRVACP is encoded by the coding sequence ATGTTGAAGATTGTTCTGGTGAGCGGCGCCGCCCTGTTGCTGGTGGCCTGCCAGTCCGACAGCCAGCGCGACCGGGCCCTGGTCGGCGGCGGTCTCGGTGCCGCGACGGGTGCCGTCATCGGTTCGGCGATCGACGGCGGCGGCGTCGGCGGCGCGCTGGTGGGTGCCGCGGTCGGCGGTGTCGGCGGCGCGATGGTCGGCTCGGCCACCACGCCGAAGAACTGCATCGCGACCGACCGCTACGGCCGGCGCTATCGGGTCGCCTGCCCGTAA
- a CDS encoding SDR family NAD(P)-dependent oxidoreductase, with the protein MTLSLDSFPQGGTAVVIGASGGIGAAFFSHLEASGRFARLVGLSRASDPPLDLLEEASIERAAAHVRDLGDLRLVIDATGILSDAEMQPEKTLRQIDPRQMARAYAINAIGPALLLKHFGRLFPRNGKSVFATLSAKVGSIGDNGLGGWISYRAAKSGLNQIVKTASIELARRTPELAVVALHPGTVDTPLSKPFAKAGLTVRTPEEATEHMLSVIESLDGGETGGFFSYTGERLPW; encoded by the coding sequence ATGACCTTATCCCTCGACAGTTTTCCGCAAGGCGGCACCGCCGTCGTCATCGGCGCCAGCGGCGGCATCGGCGCGGCCTTCTTCTCCCACCTTGAGGCCAGCGGGCGGTTCGCGCGGCTGGTCGGGCTGTCGCGGGCCAGCGATCCGCCGCTCGATCTTCTGGAAGAAGCGAGCATCGAACGCGCGGCCGCCCATGTGCGCGATCTCGGCGATCTGAGGCTCGTCATCGATGCGACCGGCATCCTGTCGGACGCCGAGATGCAACCGGAAAAGACCCTGCGCCAGATCGATCCGCGGCAGATGGCACGTGCCTATGCGATCAACGCCATCGGCCCGGCACTGCTCTTGAAGCATTTCGGTCGGCTGTTTCCGCGCAATGGCAAGAGCGTCTTCGCGACCCTGTCGGCCAAGGTCGGCAGCATCGGCGACAATGGGCTCGGCGGCTGGATCAGCTACCGGGCGGCCAAGTCCGGGCTCAACCAGATCGTGAAGACCGCGTCCATCGAGCTCGCGCGGCGCACGCCGGAGCTTGCGGTGGTTGCCCTGCACCCCGGCACCGTCGACACGCCCCTGTCGAAACCCTTCGCCAAGGCCGGCCTCACGGTGCGGACGCCGGAAGAGGCCACTGAGCATATGCTGTCGGTGATCGAAAGCCTCGACGGGGGCGAGACCGGCGGCTTCTTCAGCTACACCGGCGAGCGGCTGCCCTGGTAG
- a CDS encoding glycine zipper domain-containing protein, whose translation MKHILIGAAATLLVAGCQSDSQRDRALVGGGLGAATGAVIGSAVDGGGAGGALVGAAVGGVAGAAAGSATTPKNCVATDRYGRRYRVACP comes from the coding sequence ATGAAGCATATCCTGATCGGCGCGGCCGCAACCCTTCTGGTCGCGGGATGTCAGTCCGACAGCCAGCGCGACCGGGCCCTGGTTGGCGGCGGTCTCGGCGCCGCGACCGGTGCGGTCATCGGTTCGGCCGTGGATGGCGGCGGCGCCGGGGGCGCGCTGGTGGGCGCGGCCGTGGGCGGCGTCGCGGGCGCGGCCGCGGGCTCGGCCACGACGCCGAAGAACTGCGTCGCGACGGACCGCTACGGTCGTCGCTACCGCGTCGCCTGCCCGTAA
- a CDS encoding SMP-30/gluconolactonase/LRE family protein: MDPTISRLTDTRCRLAESPTWDARTQRLYWCDILGRRLHALDWASGAEQRWDMPDVISAVGLTRNPETLVAALRDQVGLLDLKTGGFETLVEIEADRPHTRLNDGKVGPDGAFWIGSMDDRPDRQPIAALYRVTATGDCTRLVEDLMVSNGLAWSPDGRTLYHADSRPGWVDAWDFEPATGAIANRRRFAQMTDETGRPDGGTVDADGHYWSAGVSAGVLNRFAPDGTRVASLPLPAPRPTMPCFCGPDLDTLAITTLQPPVDPGAAPDTVSGYLYCLTPGPRGLPGYLFGA, translated from the coding sequence ATGGATCCGACGATCTCGCGCCTGACCGACACCCGATGCCGGCTGGCCGAAAGCCCGACCTGGGATGCGCGCACGCAGCGCCTCTACTGGTGCGACATCCTCGGACGTCGCCTGCATGCGCTCGACTGGGCGAGCGGCGCCGAACAGCGCTGGGACATGCCGGACGTGATCTCCGCCGTAGGGCTCACGCGCAATCCCGAAACCCTCGTCGCCGCCCTGCGCGACCAGGTGGGCCTGCTCGATCTCAAGACGGGCGGGTTCGAGACGCTGGTGGAGATCGAGGCGGACCGCCCGCATACGCGTCTCAACGACGGCAAGGTCGGCCCGGACGGGGCCTTCTGGATCGGCAGCATGGACGACCGGCCCGACCGCCAGCCGATTGCGGCGCTCTATCGCGTCACCGCGACGGGAGACTGCACCCGCCTGGTCGAAGATCTGATGGTGTCGAACGGCCTCGCCTGGTCGCCGGACGGGCGCACGCTCTATCACGCGGACAGCCGGCCCGGCTGGGTCGATGCCTGGGACTTCGAGCCGGCCACCGGCGCCATCGCCAACCGGCGGCGCTTCGCCCAGATGACCGACGAGACGGGCCGGCCGGACGGCGGCACGGTGGATGCAGACGGGCACTATTGGTCGGCCGGCGTCTCCGCCGGGGTGCTCAACCGCTTCGCGCCCGACGGCACCCGCGTCGCGAGCCTGCCACTGCCCGCGCCCAGGCCCACGATGCCGTGTTTCTGCGGCCCCGATCTCGACACGCTGGCGATCACGACCCTGCAGCCACCCGTCGACCCCGGCGCCGCGCCGGATACGGTGTCCGGCTATCTCTACTGCCTGACGCCCGGTCCGCGTGGCCTGCCGGGGTATCTCTTCGGCGCCTGA
- the pgi gene encoding glucose-6-phosphate isomerase: MQAAHIWSMLARDAEQAAQHGIRALFEADPDRFSRFSVELDDLLVDFSKLSWTHDSRARLLDLARACDVEGRRDAMVSGAAINETERRAVLHVALRNRTDAPIHVDGRDVMPGVRETLLRLGGFADAVRSGMVGGHRGAPFTDVVNIGIGGSDLGPAMACRALVPYADGPRLHFVSNVDGAHIADTLAGLDPARTLFVVASKTFTTVETMTNAATARAWLVAALGEAAVTDHFAAVSTARDKVEAFGIAPERVFGFWDWVGGRYSVWSAIGLPVMLAVGPERFADFLAGAQDMDRHFRTAPLETNLPVLLGLAGIWHRNLLGYPTRAVVPYDQRLARLPAYLQQLDMESNGKRVTLAGDAVMRDTGPVVWGEPGTNGQHAFFQLLHQGTQIVPCEFIVAAEGHEPHLRAHHDLLLANCLAQSEALMRGRAREETEALLRAAGKSEAEVARLAPHMTFPGNRPSITLIHDKLTPHALGRLLALYEHRVFVEGLIWGIDSFDQWGVELGKTLAGELLPILKGQAPAADRDGSTQGLLARLRKRRAP; the protein is encoded by the coding sequence CGGCACAACACGGCATCCGCGCCCTGTTCGAGGCCGATCCGGACCGGTTTTCCCGGTTTTCCGTCGAGCTCGACGACCTGCTGGTCGATTTTTCCAAGCTTTCCTGGACGCACGACAGCCGCGCGCGGCTGCTCGATCTCGCCCGGGCCTGCGATGTGGAAGGGCGCCGCGACGCGATGGTCTCCGGCGCAGCGATCAACGAGACCGAACGCCGCGCCGTCCTGCATGTCGCCCTGCGCAACCGCACCGACGCGCCGATCCACGTCGACGGCCGCGACGTCATGCCCGGCGTGCGCGAGACGCTTCTCCGGCTCGGCGGCTTCGCGGACGCGGTGCGCTCCGGCATGGTCGGCGGCCATCGCGGCGCGCCCTTCACCGATGTCGTCAACATCGGCATCGGCGGGTCCGACCTCGGACCGGCGATGGCGTGCCGGGCGTTGGTGCCCTATGCCGACGGCCCGCGCCTGCATTTCGTCTCCAATGTCGACGGCGCGCATATCGCCGACACGCTCGCCGGGCTCGATCCGGCGCGCACCCTCTTCGTCGTGGCCTCCAAGACCTTCACCACCGTCGAGACGATGACCAACGCCGCCACGGCGCGCGCCTGGCTCGTCGCCGCCCTCGGCGAGGCGGCCGTGACGGATCACTTCGCGGCCGTCTCCACCGCCCGCGACAAGGTCGAGGCCTTCGGCATCGCGCCGGAGCGCGTCTTCGGCTTCTGGGACTGGGTGGGCGGCCGCTATTCGGTGTGGTCTGCCATCGGCCTGCCGGTGATGCTGGCGGTCGGGCCGGAGCGTTTCGCCGACTTCCTGGCCGGCGCGCAGGACATGGACCGCCACTTTCGCACCGCGCCGCTGGAGACGAACCTGCCGGTTCTTCTCGGGCTTGCCGGCATCTGGCATCGCAACCTGCTCGGTTATCCGACCCGCGCCGTCGTGCCCTACGACCAGCGCCTCGCCCGCCTGCCCGCCTATCTGCAGCAGCTTGACATGGAATCGAACGGCAAGCGGGTGACGCTTGCGGGCGATGCGGTGATGCGCGACACCGGCCCCGTCGTCTGGGGCGAGCCCGGCACCAACGGCCAGCACGCCTTCTTCCAGCTGCTGCACCAGGGCACGCAGATCGTGCCCTGCGAGTTCATCGTCGCCGCTGAAGGGCACGAGCCGCATCTGCGCGCGCATCACGACCTGCTTCTGGCCAATTGCCTGGCGCAGTCGGAAGCGCTGATGCGCGGACGGGCGCGCGAGGAGACCGAGGCGCTGCTGCGCGCGGCTGGCAAGAGCGAGGCCGAGGTCGCCCGCCTCGCCCCGCATATGACCTTCCCCGGAAACCGGCCCTCGATCACGCTGATCCATGACAAGCTGACGCCGCATGCGCTCGGCCGCCTGCTTGCGCTCTACGAACACCGCGTCTTCGTCGAAGGCCTTATCTGGGGCATCGATTCCTTCGATCAGTGGGGCGTCGAACTGGGCAAGACGCTGGCCGGCGAGCTTCTGCCGATCCTGAAGGGACAGGCCCCGGCGGCGGATCGCGACGGCTCCACGCAAGGGCTGCTTGCCCGTCTCCGCAAGCGCCGCGCGCCCTGA
- a CDS encoding PhzF family phenazine biosynthesis protein: MARRFFVLDVFTNQALAGNPLAVVLDADGLSEARMQAIAREFNLSETVFVLPADNPAHSAKLRIFTPARELPFAGHPTVGTAILLAKERFGDTDADQNAVVMLEEAVGNVRCGVVLKNGAAGFAEFDVPRLPRPADPVGDKDIIAAALSLEPNEVGFENHRPAAFEAGVPYAFVPVANLDALSRVRPNMTYWTDAFGGGDHPAAYVYCRQTTAHDSTFSARMFAPGMGIVEDPATGSAAAAFAGVVRHFDEPTDGTHYLRIEQGIDMGRPSMIDLEIDVDNGTLNAVRIGGQAVIVSKGELLV; encoded by the coding sequence ATGGCCCGACGCTTCTTCGTGCTCGACGTCTTCACCAACCAGGCGCTCGCCGGCAATCCGCTCGCCGTGGTGCTGGACGCGGACGGGCTGTCGGAGGCGCGCATGCAGGCCATCGCCCGCGAGTTCAACCTGTCGGAGACCGTCTTCGTGCTGCCCGCCGACAACCCGGCCCATTCGGCGAAGCTGCGGATCTTCACCCCGGCCCGCGAATTGCCCTTCGCCGGACATCCGACGGTGGGCACGGCGATCCTGCTCGCCAAGGAGCGCTTCGGCGACACGGACGCGGATCAGAACGCGGTGGTGATGCTGGAAGAAGCCGTCGGCAACGTGCGCTGCGGCGTCGTGCTGAAGAACGGCGCGGCGGGCTTCGCCGAGTTCGACGTGCCGCGCCTCCCCCGCCCGGCAGATCCGGTCGGGGACAAGGACATCATCGCCGCGGCCCTCTCGCTGGAACCCAATGAGGTCGGCTTCGAGAATCACCGCCCCGCGGCCTTCGAGGCCGGCGTTCCCTATGCCTTCGTTCCGGTCGCCAATCTCGATGCCTTGTCGCGCGTGCGCCCGAACATGACCTACTGGACCGACGCCTTCGGCGGCGGCGATCACCCGGCCGCCTATGTCTATTGCCGCCAGACGACCGCGCATGATAGCACGTTTTCCGCCCGCATGTTCGCCCCCGGCATGGGCATCGTCGAGGACCCGGCGACCGGCTCGGCCGCGGCCGCCTTCGCCGGCGTGGTGCGCCATTTCGACGAGCCCACCGACGGCACGCATTACCTCAGGATCGAACAGGGCATCGACATGGGCCGCCCCTCGATGATCGATCTGGAAATCGACGTCGACAACGGCACGCTCAACGCCGTGCGCATCGGCGGTCAGGCGGTGATCGTGTCGAAGGGCGAGTTGCTGGTGTAG
- a CDS encoding Lrp/AsnC family transcriptional regulator, which translates to MTFDRIDRHILTLLQENGRIANADLAEAVGLSASACLRRVRALEDAGVIERYVALLDQTRIGRRMDIFVEISLTSQSNDVLSAFERAVARSPEIMECHLMAGDADYLLRIAAADPLDFERIHRDHLARLPGVSRMRSSFAIRTVTKSTAFPLPQAS; encoded by the coding sequence ATGACCTTCGACCGGATCGACCGTCACATCCTCACCCTGCTTCAGGAAAACGGCCGGATCGCCAACGCCGATCTGGCGGAGGCGGTCGGCCTCTCGGCGTCCGCCTGCCTCAGGCGCGTGCGCGCGCTGGAGGATGCCGGCGTCATCGAGCGCTATGTCGCGCTGCTCGACCAGACCCGCATCGGGCGGCGGATGGACATTTTCGTCGAGATCTCGCTCACCTCGCAATCCAACGACGTGCTTTCCGCCTTCGAACGGGCCGTCGCCCGCTCGCCGGAGATCATGGAATGCCATCTCATGGCCGGCGACGCGGATTACCTGCTGCGGATCGCGGCCGCCGATCCGCTCGACTTCGAACGCATTCACCGCGATCATCTGGCGCGCCTGCCCGGCGTGTCGCGCATGCGCTCGTCCTTCGCGATCCGCACGGTGACGAAATCGACCGCCTTTCCCCTGCCGCAGGCGAGCTGA
- the ald gene encoding alanine dehydrogenase, with the protein MRIGVPKEIKNHEYRVGLTPASVRELAANGHEVVIETGAGAGINAADADYEAAGARILASAAEVFEAATMIVKVKEPQAVERAMLRPDHILFTYLHLAPDPEQTADLVKSGATCIAYETVTDARGGLPLLAPMSQVAGRLSIQAGATALERDSGGAGILLGGVPGVAPAKVVVIGGGVVGSQAITMALGLGADVTVLDRSIDVMEELSERFGAALRTVYSTRAAVEEYVLSADLVIGAVLVAGAATPRLVTREQVARMKPGSVLVDVAIDQGGCFETSRPTTHTDPTYVIDEVVHYCVANMPGSVPQTSTHALNNATLPFTLALANAGYREALLANPHLLNGLNVHGGHVTCKAVADALGYEYMPALEALRTVPAAA; encoded by the coding sequence ATGCGCATTGGCGTTCCCAAAGAGATCAAGAATCACGAATATCGCGTCGGCCTGACGCCGGCGAGCGTGCGCGAACTGGCGGCGAACGGCCACGAGGTGGTGATCGAGACCGGTGCCGGCGCGGGCATCAATGCCGCCGATGCGGACTATGAGGCGGCGGGCGCGCGCATCCTGGCGAGTGCGGCCGAGGTCTTCGAGGCGGCGACCATGATCGTCAAGGTCAAGGAGCCGCAGGCGGTGGAGCGGGCGATGCTGCGTCCCGACCACATTCTCTTCACCTATCTGCACCTGGCGCCCGATCCGGAGCAGACGGCGGATCTCGTCAAGTCCGGGGCGACCTGCATCGCCTACGAGACGGTGACGGATGCGCGCGGCGGCCTGCCGCTTCTCGCGCCCATGTCGCAGGTGGCCGGCCGGCTGTCCATCCAGGCGGGTGCCACCGCGCTGGAGCGCGACAGCGGCGGCGCGGGCATTCTTCTCGGTGGCGTTCCCGGCGTTGCGCCGGCCAAGGTGGTGGTGATCGGCGGCGGCGTCGTCGGATCGCAGGCGATCACCATGGCGCTGGGGCTCGGCGCCGACGTGACGGTGCTCGACCGCTCGATCGACGTCATGGAAGAACTCTCCGAGCGCTTCGGGGCGGCCCTGCGCACCGTCTATTCGACGCGTGCGGCGGTGGAGGAATATGTGCTGTCGGCGGATCTGGTGATCGGTGCCGTGCTGGTCGCCGGCGCGGCCACGCCCCGGCTCGTCACGCGGGAGCAGGTGGCGCGCATGAAGCCCGGCTCGGTGCTCGTCGACGTGGCGATCGATCAGGGCGGCTGCTTCGAGACCTCGCGTCCCACGACCCATACCGATCCCACCTATGTGATCGACGAGGTCGTGCACTATTGCGTGGCGAACATGCCCGGCTCCGTGCCGCAGACCTCCACCCATGCGCTCAACAATGCGACGCTGCCCTTCACGCTGGCGCTCGCCAATGCCGGCTACCGGGAGGCGTTGCTGGCCAATCCGCACCTGCTGAACGGTCTCAACGTGCATGGCGGCCATGTGACCTGCAAGGCGGTGGCCGACGCGCTCGGCTATGAGTACATGCCGGCGCTCGAGGCGCTCCGGACGGTGCCGGCCGCCGCCTGA